GGCGATCAGTATCCCCCTGCCGGAGCTCTCAAGGTCCCAGACTCTAGCCCAGATAACAGTGTTACCCATGAACTCTTTTTGGTTGTGCCCGAACCTAACCGTCAGCCTGGTTGTCCCCTGCAGCTCGGGCGGATCGCGTTGCAGTGCCTGCAGTACGATCCGACCTTCCGGCCGTCCATGGGCACCGTCGCCCGCGTGATCAACTACGCCGTCTTGCGAGACCAGCAGGGCGTGGTCTGATGGCCGcccgtgcggagatgccaagtTTTGCCCTAGCCCATCGCCACCACTGCAGCTGTGAATCCATTCGAGCATGACAGCGGCAGATGTCCTTTGTGAAATTAAATTTGAAGTTGGGCTTAGGCAGCAGGCCTGTGGGAGTCCCGAGCTTAGTTAGTTACTATGTCTCTTTCTCTTTGGTTGAGTTTGAGTTTCACTAGTTTTTTTTTATGTAATCGCTATTTGTAAGAACTCGCTTGCTTTCTCCTCTTAAATGACATAGCAGTGCTCCGGCATTCtacttccaaaaaaaaaaaatctttgaAGAGGTACAGAACAAAAGTTGAACTGGGACCAAGCTCGTCGATAAATCAGCAACTATGTGATGGTACGACAATCGTCGACACAAGTATATTTTGCCCCAAAAATAGGGGATAGAATTATGGTATGTAATACGCATTACATTTGTTGTGTATACTGTATAACAAGGGCCTACTGCCATATGTTGACCCCAAAGCTCGGAGTATAAAACAAGAAAACGGAGGAACGAGATGGCCTGAAATGAATTCTGCATGTATATGATATTTCTTTTGCTTGTAAAGTCTACAAGAGCAATTTGTTCTACTCTCGGCGAAAAGAATTTCTTCTATATCTACCTGCAGAACCAAATGAAAACGACCACATCAAAATCCTTATGAATGAGATGTTCCTACGTAAAGATTAAAAGTTCACTGCTAAAAGACTTTGAACATGTGGATGGATTGTTGTACCAGCATGTGACCAATTCCGAACTACTACATTTCAGGTTTATATTTATCAGTGCCATCAAATTATCATTTACATGTAGGACACCAGTGTCTCTCATAAACGAAAAGTTATAAGTACCTCAAAAATGTAATCTTAAATGGGCAGCAGTGGTTTTCTCTCGTCACTTGCGCTAAGATGGCTTGCCTGAAACCATTTCCAGCTCAGAAATTAGAAACTGCCTCCACAAAAGAACTGTTAGTTCTTGATATATTCAGTCAAGCAATGAGTCACTTACATCGTCAGCGGCACCAGCAGCCATATTTACAAAAGAAGACTCAGAGGACCTGCTAAACAGAAATCTTCTTATTAGGCTAGATGTCGGGAAATAATTGGCGGACGTCAACAACATGTGCTAATAATAGTTATTGTGCTGTCCCCCTTTAACATTCTGAATTTATTTGGTAGCAACCAAGAGAACCAATAAAACAGTTAATGGCTCAAAACAACAACATTTTCTCAGTTTATTTACCTATGATTTTGTGAATCTCCCAGCTCCACTGTTCCTGCTGTTTTTTCATCTTTGACCTTGGCTAGTGGAGAGAAAAACTGAATAAAAATAACACTTAAATAAGTGTGGAGAGAAAAACTGAATAAAAGTAGCTCTGATACAAGTTGAGTGAGAAAACGAGCTAAAGAATAAAAAGCAACAATTACCTGGTGCATTGAAATAAATACTATTGAGATGCCTAGAAGAAAGTTAACAGTCAAGGGTTGTCCCAAAAATGCAGCCGAAGCTAAACCAGTAAAAATTGTGGCAACTGTTGATGAGTACTTCTTCAAAATGGTATCTGCAGTGTTATCAGTAAATCATTCAGAAGTATGAAGTAAGAGAACAATCGATGAAAAAGATAAAGGGTTGAAAAAATAGTTATGATAAAAGAGAGATATTTGAGTATATTTTCCCTTACCTGCGTACTtaaagaagaaagaggagagaaTGCCTTGTGCTGCATTGTTACAAATGAGAAACATTGTTGCCCTTGAATGCCCTCGAAGGATATCAAAACTCTCTGGACCTGTAAACACAGGACATAGCAAACCATATACCTTATACTGTAATAAACAATAGTCATAAACAAAAAATAAACACACGACTCAAAATCTGGGTTATGACATTGCAGCATTTGTGCATGACAAATCGGCACCACTTTGTTCGGAAAAAAAATTGACACAAGAAATAGACAGGTCAATATACAAAGTTTAAACAGCTGCCCTATCCTAACAATCTAACCTACAAAGCACCACTGATAATCCGACCTGGCTACCACTGCTTACTATGGGGAGGACCATATTTTTACCATTGGCTTCCTATATATAGTCTACAAAACTGCAGCTGTAATGTGAAGCAGCCTTACTTATCAGTAGGGAAAAAAAAACTTCACCTAAGATGCTTACCTTGAAATATGACAGTCCCTAAGATGCCAAGGAAGTTGAAAATTGCACCATAACCATATAAGAACAAATTCTGCAAATTACGTAAAGAATTACTGGACTGAAGAGAGAGCATGATCAAGAAATTATGCTTAATTCCAGTGTCACTTGAAGATAAAAATTAGGCAAGCCAGCTAAATTAATTTAAAAAGAAATAACCTGAAGGTAGATGCTTGTATCGAACTGGCTTTTCAGAGCATACTCATTGTAGACAGAGGCAAACGATGGGACGGTAACCTAAAATTTTACAGGAATGCATGTACATGAGGTTCTGCATCCAACAATTGTTCGGGCATCTGAAGAAGAATAAAAAAGATGAAACCAATCTGTACAAACTTACAAAAATTAGTGTATATGCATATGCAATCGCGGTGATGGGAAGACCAAAAGCATTGGTGCCCGCAGGTATGGAGCGCAGTTGATTGACACTGATTCCAATAAGTAATAGGGCAAGGGCTTCCCACTGAGTCATAGGAAAAAACAAGGAGGGTTAGATATTGCTGAGGTAACAATCTTTTAATTAAGATAGTACAGAGGCCATGAAAATAAGTCAGCAAAGGGGAGGGACCAAAAAGCTGAAGAAAAAATGGATATACTATATTTTTCATAATTCATAAGAAATCATTTTGTGGTTCTACTAAAAAAACAATGTAAATGAGACAATTTTTTGGCTGTGTAGAAACAGCTGAACTTAGATTATGTTAACCATCAAACTATCAAAGTAATATGTCCTCACTCCTCAATGAAAATGTAGTGATATTGAAAATGCTGGCATCAGTCTTACCTGAATTATAGAGAATTTTCTTCTCATTATAATTTTTAGGAGAACAGCTATGACCAGCACCTAAATTGAATGTCAAAGAGTAGCCATATTAGCAACCTTGTTTTTTCATGCGTATAGGATTAGATGTGTACTCACTCAGAGTGTACACAGATGCACATGTACTCACACGTAGTACAGGACAGAAACATGTGAACATGACAGTACACTAACAAGTACCTTCAGATTGCTTAGCATCTTCACAGTTGCAGGGTTGAAGTATAACTGCATTGAAAGTACAAAACAACATCATATGCCAGGACCTAAAGGTACTCAAGACAATACTGCATGTCTGTCTTTGAATAATACTTAACAAGATATGTTAGACTAGATATTATAAAGATGGATGAACCCTGAAAAGTAGTAAATGAAAATGCTTTATTTATCTATTGCCATGCCTTTCTCTTTATCCCTTGTTTTGCCATGAATAAATTCTTCAAAAGATAAGCCACTACTcactagagtacaacaaaatggTACTAGTATCAGTCATAATTTGCCAGAAACCGTTTTATAAAAGTGCATATATTTTATCGAAATAATTTAATCACGTAGACAAAAATGTATAGTATGATAAGATCTAAATGTCTAGCATTCAAAAGTATGTGCTCATAAAATACAGGTGCACCCATAAGTAAATGACATCTCAGCCAGTTCAATGAATTTTACCTGCATGATAAACTTTAGGTAGTTGTTGATGGCATATAGGAGAGCAGGAACAGCTAAGAGTACATTATTACGAGCTGCCTACACAAGAAAGCATTTATGAAACAAATGATCAGCTGTCATCGCTCAAAAGTTTAAAAAAATTACAGAAATATGAAGCACAATTCCATAGATAAATCTGGATTATACAGGAAAACTGAAACCAGGAACTAGGACAGAAAGATAACCAAATAAAGAGCAATGCTTATCTGAATGAATTCAAATGAATAGAAGAAAAAAAGTTATAATTGCAGTCTAAAATGAGAACCAGAAGTCAAGTATCATATATGAGCACGTGTACATGTTGTGCTGTATTTTTGACAAGATAAATCACCTGTACAAAGGTAGAAAGTGACAGAAGCGGCTTTTCCCCCACCTTTTGTTTTCTAGACTGCAAAATAGAGGAGTAATAAAGTTAGGGGAAACAATTCGACACAACAAAAGCTACATCGAAGCCATCAAATGTAATCAACTGATGTGCCACTGGTCCACTGAAAATAAATAACTTCTTACAGCACTTCCCCCACCCCCaccacacacaaaaaaaagaaaaatattgaTATTTCACAGCAGGGCTGTACACAGCGGAGAAGAATCAAAGTACATGCTCTTGAGTAAAGCGTGACTGAGCACAAACTAACCTGGATTATTAGCATTATAATGGCAAAAATAACTTTTGCAACTTCTGTCAAAAAGTTAACGCTGATAGGACTGAACTGAAACTTCCCATCAACCTTCGACATGAAGACTAGGATAGGCTGCAAAATCAGGGTAACTATTAGCAAAGTTGTAACAGTGAGCATATTAGAATCTGGTACAATTATCTGTACTCATCTCCTGGTTTAGCTTTTCCTATGGAGATTTCAGAACTAGCTTTTCCTAAGGAATTTGCTATATCCAAAAAAGCATACCAAACGAGTTGAACTGTAATGCACGGCATTTTTCCTAGGATGAGTTCAGTCATATTTCATCATTGGAAATGAAGTCATAGGTAACTAAGGTGAGCGAAATACCTGGAGGCCGACCAAGATGCAGTCACCAGACACGAGAAGCACATTAAGTGCACGGTACTTGGATGACACCTTGCTGCGGTGCTTGTCGTATGCCCTCGACACACTCCTTGGGCTCGGAACCGCCACCTTGGAGCGACAGGCGCTGCATTCCAGCACGCCATTCCTCTGCATCTCCTCCGACTGACCAGGATCAGCAGCCCCACCGTGTAGCTGCAGCCTCTGAGAAGTAATCCCTGCAAACGGCAATATAAGCAAGCGTCAGGAACTAGCTATATCCAAATCCACACCAGATCACCAAAAATCAGCAGCGCCAGCAGCTCAACATAAATGGACTAAAAAACACGCACACAGCTGAATCACGATCACATGCAGCTACTCCGGTCCTACTGCCTCTACCGCCCAATCAGCCTACAAAAACCAACTCCAAAAATCGCAGAACCAAGCCGAACAGCGAGGAGATCTGAGAGCGCGCTGGCGCTGGACTGTACCACAGGCTCACGGAAGGTGCGGGAACGCGGGGGCGGGATCTCGCGGATCTAGCCCAGCCTGCCTGGtcaccgcgcccgcgcccgcgcgcagcGAATCCCGCTCGGCGCGGTCGAGTGGGGCTCCGCTCCCGGCACGCGTCCCGCTCGCGCGCCGCGCGGGACGGGCGGGCGGTGGTGGCGTCGGCGCGGAGATCTCGGGAGGGTGCGGGCGGTAGGGGAAGGGGGGTTTCGagcgcggtggcggtggcgcgggaggaggggggggggggggggtgggggcggtGGAGGTGTATCGAGGTGCGCGTGGGGGAGGAGCGGAAGAAGGCGGGTGGAGCCTCTCGCGTTTATTTATGTTTGCCTCGTGGCCTGGCGCTTTTGCGCTCGAGGAAAATGCTCCGAGGACCCTGCGTTTTACACGTTTACGCGTTTTCCAGAGCTCTTGGCTAAAAGAAAATATTTGTACTCTTTCTAAGAAGGTAGACACTTCTCTGTGCTTTATACATGATGGTAAGATGTACCAAGGCTGAGATAAAACTCAGCATTAGGTTTGCTACTATCCTTACCCGGCTTTTAGGCCAGCAATTAAAAATTGCTATACTTGTCTTCTCTAGTATTTTTGATTTTATTCCAAGTGAATTACACCTTCTTCAATTTGCTATTATTACCTGGCTTTAAAGCCAACAATTAGTATTTGCTATTATTTTCTTCTACCCTTGATTTTATTCCAAATGAATTactcctccgttccaaattataggtcgttttggtATCTTCTAAATGCATAGTTTTTTTACAATGTACCTAAATATACACTATGTCTAGATATACAGAAAAAATTATGCATCTAGAAATGCTAAAAcgatctataatttggaacggagggagttaCATCTTTTTCAATTTGTAGGACGCTTTTGTGAGTGCCGATCTTATTGTGTGATTATCATTAGTTGGCACCAATAAAACCTCATCACTAGTTGGGGATGGTCCCAGGGCCCGGCGACCCTGAGCACCGGCCTGGGCTCCCTGGTGAATGGGCGCACACTTGCACCCTGCCCACCAGCTCGGGCTCCCTGGCGAATGGGCGCACACTTGCACCTTGCACAGCACAATTCGGTCAAGAAAAAAAAGACTTGATCAATGGCAAAGATGCACAATATATTTTGCTAATGCAGTCGAGTTGCTGCGTGGGCCCGCGCTCTAGAAAATTTGTGGTTCCGCCACTGTCACTAGTTACCTTTAGATTTCACAATGCTCGTTGCGCAGTTGTTATTGTTGAAAACACTGATAAGGAGGCCTTGAAAAATACAATAAGCATTGTAGAAATAATAAAGGGCAAATTAATTCAGTGGCAATGTCAGACACTAATAATTCAACAACCAATACGTATGAAAAGAATGCAAATACAAGATATCTAGGGGTGTGTGATGCAAAAGAAGGGATATACGCGCACGTTTCAAGCTTGCGTTGTCCGAGCGAGTTCTTGTCTTCTTGACGTCTTCCTGGTTCCGGGCGAGTTGGGTACCCGGTCGCTTTTGGCCGTCGCGTTCCACAGGCAATTTGCAGCTCGTGCAAGCTACTGGCACTTCTTTTTCTGTGGCCTGTACACTTTTTGAGCAAGTTGCCGGCGTTTCATTTTGAAATCCTGCCATGTTAGGTCCGGCTCCAAACACACCACCAGTGTTACTGCATAAGAATATTCTCAATTATCCTTCTAGCTAGCTCCCTAATTGTTTTATTGCCTTTCTTTTTCCATTTTTTTCAAAGAAATGAAGCTAAATGCCTAACGCTATCATGCTAATGAAGCTAAATGCCTAACGCTATCATGCTAACTGTCGCTAAGACGGCATTACGGATTACGCCTTTCACAAAGCTCATCCGAACCGTTTAATCCAGTTGCTTTTGCTTCAATCGAAGGTGCTTGCGGCCATTGTTGCACGGACCACTGCCCGCTGATGCTTTTACAAAAGAAAAGTACCCCTAATACTTTAATAAACAATAATATCAGTGTCGacgtttttgcaaaatactttctTCATCTTCTTTTTTTGTGTGCAAAAGTAAAATAAATCAAAAGTTTCCTGAATATGGAAATATAAGTTGTTTTAGCGTAGCGAAAATAGCGACTCCACCAAAGGTTTAAACTTGTGATGCAATGCTCTTTAGATGAGAGGCAGCCAACAAATAAAATTTCACCTCCAACAAATAACACTTTAAAAGGCCCATTTAGAGCAAAGGAAAATTTAAGCAATTTTAGAGGATTGTGTTGTACAAATCCTATGAAATTCCGATCGAATGACTTGTTCCACGGGAATTTTAGAGAAATTCTACCGAGAGGTTGAATTCCACGGAAAAATTCGTTTATGTCACCCTCTCAT
The sequence above is drawn from the Panicum hallii strain FIL2 chromosome 7, PHallii_v3.1, whole genome shotgun sequence genome and encodes:
- the LOC112899834 gene encoding CMP-sialic acid transporter 4 isoform X2 gives rise to the protein MQRNGVLECSACRSKVAVPSPRSVSRAYDKHRSKVSSKYRALNVLLVSGDCILVGLQPILVFMSKVDGKFQFSPISVNFLTEVAKVIFAIIMLIIQSRKQKVGEKPLLSLSTFVQAARNNVLLAVPALLYAINNYLKFIMQLYFNPATVKMLSNLKVLVIAVLLKIIMRRKFSIIQWEALALLLIGISVNQLRSIPAGTNAFGLPITAIAYAYTLIFVTVPSFASVYNEYALKSQFDTSIYLQNLFLYGYGAIFNFLGILGTVIFQGPESFDILRGHSRATMFLICNNAAQGILSSFFFKYADTILKKYSSTVATIFTGLASAAFLGQPLTVNFLLGISIVFISMHQFFSPLAKVKDEKTAGTVELGDSQNHRSSESSFVNMAAGAADDASHLSASDERKPLLPI
- the LOC112899834 gene encoding CMP-sialic acid transporter 4 isoform X1, which encodes MQRNGVLECSACRSKVAVPSPRSVSRAYDKHRSKVSSKYRALNVLLVSGDCILVGLQPILVFMSKVDGKFQFSPISVNFLTEVAKVIFAIIMLIIQSRKQKVGEKPLLSLSTFVQAARNNVLLAVPALLYAINNYLKFIMQLYFNPATVKMLSNLKVLVIAVLLKIIMRRKFSIIQWEALALLLIGISVNQLRSIPAGTNAFGLPITAIAYAYTLIFVTVPSFASVYNEYALKSQFDTSIYLQNLFLYGYGAIFNFLGILGTVIFQGPESFDILRGHSRATMFLICNNAAQGILSSFFFKYADTILKKYSSTVATIFTGLASAAFLGQPLTVNFLLGISIVFISMHQFFSPLAKVKDEKTAGTVELGDSQNHSRSSESSFVNMAAGAADDASHLSASDERKPLLPI